The proteins below are encoded in one region of Syntrophotalea carbinolica DSM 2380:
- a CDS encoding type III pantothenate kinase — translation MLLVIDVGNTNTVVGLYEGQTLAYNWRITTDKGRTGDEYAMLLHELLRLAGVTFDRIEDVIVSSVVPPTLQAIESLCRKYVGRSPYVVGPGIKTGMPILYENPREVGADRIVNAVAAFARWQRSLIVVDFGTATTFDYINAKGQYHGGAIAPGLKISADALFDKASKLPRVEVSRPPTVVAKNTVNSIQAGLFYGYVGLVDGIVERMRKETRDDPLVVATGGLATLIADETQTIHEVESDLTLEGLRILYLRNKG, via the coding sequence ATGCTGCTGGTTATCGACGTCGGCAATACCAATACCGTTGTTGGACTTTATGAAGGGCAAACGCTGGCCTATAATTGGCGTATTACCACCGATAAAGGGCGTACCGGCGATGAATATGCCATGTTGCTGCACGAATTATTGCGTCTTGCCGGTGTCACCTTCGATCGCATAGAAGATGTGATCGTATCGAGTGTTGTGCCTCCGACGCTCCAGGCCATCGAGTCCCTGTGCCGCAAATATGTAGGACGCAGCCCTTATGTGGTCGGTCCGGGGATCAAGACGGGCATGCCGATTCTTTATGAAAACCCCCGTGAGGTGGGGGCTGATCGTATCGTCAATGCCGTGGCCGCTTTTGCCCGCTGGCAGCGGAGTTTGATCGTGGTCGATTTCGGTACGGCCACGACCTTCGATTACATTAATGCCAAGGGGCAGTACCACGGGGGCGCCATCGCTCCCGGGCTGAAGATCAGTGCCGATGCCTTGTTCGATAAAGCCAGCAAGCTGCCCCGGGTCGAGGTTTCCAGGCCGCCCACGGTGGTCGCCAAAAATACCGTCAACAGTATCCAGGCCGGGCTATTTTACGGTTATGTGGGCTTGGTCGACGGTATTGTCGAACGTATGAGAAAAGAAACCCGTGACGATCCCCTGGTTGTCGCTACCGGGGGCCTGGCCACTCTGATTGCCGACGAAACCCAAACCATACATGAGGTGGAAAGCGATTTAACTCTGGAAGGATTGCGCATTCTGTACCTGCGCAACAAGGGGTGA
- a CDS encoding biotin--[acetyl-CoA-carboxylase] ligase — MTGQDARTTILALFRAAGDGFVSGAQISRALGVSRTAIWKKIEQLRLLGYAIEAVPSKGYRLQGSPDVLLAAEVQANLETERIGCEVIYYAETDSTNLCAHELGKAGAPEGSVVLADSQIAGRGRLGRRWCSPPGVNLYASVLLRPPVAPRYASQLTFLSAAAVARTVAETGNLAATVKWPNDVLVGGRKIAGLLNELDAETEQIHYLVLGIGVNLNMRTEQFPEDLRYPATSMMLECGRKVSRLDFVRCLLRHLDHLYALYLSEGFPPVLAVWQQYFDLVGRSVEVDLQDRRIIGKVAGLDSDGALLLDLTDGTRERVLAGDVKPL, encoded by the coding sequence ATGACCGGGCAGGATGCACGCACAACCATACTCGCGTTATTTCGCGCGGCCGGCGACGGATTTGTCTCCGGTGCTCAGATCAGTCGTGCCCTGGGTGTTTCGCGTACCGCCATCTGGAAAAAGATCGAACAACTCCGTTTGTTGGGATATGCGATCGAGGCCGTGCCTTCCAAGGGCTACCGCTTGCAGGGCTCGCCCGATGTCCTGTTGGCTGCGGAGGTGCAGGCGAACCTGGAAACCGAGCGCATCGGCTGCGAAGTGATATACTACGCAGAGACCGATTCCACGAACCTGTGTGCCCACGAACTGGGCAAGGCCGGAGCGCCCGAGGGCAGCGTGGTGTTGGCGGACAGCCAGATCGCGGGACGGGGGCGACTCGGCCGTCGATGGTGTTCCCCCCCTGGAGTCAACCTGTACGCTTCGGTGCTGTTACGTCCTCCGGTGGCTCCCCGATATGCCAGCCAATTGACCTTTCTGTCCGCGGCCGCGGTGGCACGTACGGTGGCCGAAACCGGAAACCTTGCGGCGACGGTCAAATGGCCCAACGATGTGTTGGTGGGAGGGCGCAAAATTGCCGGCCTGTTGAACGAGTTGGACGCCGAAACTGAACAGATTCACTATCTGGTATTGGGGATTGGGGTCAATCTCAACATGCGGACCGAGCAGTTTCCGGAAGATTTGCGATATCCCGCTACCTCCATGATGTTGGAATGCGGCCGCAAAGTGTCGCGCCTCGATTTCGTTCGCTGTCTGCTGCGTCATCTCGATCATCTTTACGCTCTTTACCTTAGCGAAGGATTCCCTCCGGTGCTGGCCGTTTGGCAGCAATATTTCGACCTGGTGGGACGTAGCGTCGAAGTGGACCTTCAGGACCGTCGCATCATCGGGAAGGTCGCGGGGCTCGATAGCGATGGTGCGCTGTTGCTGGATCTTACGGATGGTACCCGGGAGCGGGTTCTGGCCGGCGACGTAAAACCGCTGTAG
- the nadC gene encoding carboxylating nicotinate-nucleotide diphosphorylase — protein sequence MFEIDRIIRTALQEDIGLGDITTQATIATGTTARAELVAKQDFVLAGIDVACQVFHVLDPSIAFEKLREDGVHVQRGDVLAWIKGEAATLLQGERVALNLMQRMSGVATHAAAFVKELEGTGAAVVDTRKTTPGLRVLEKYAVRVGGGRNHRTSLYDGVLIKENHVAAAGGIAVAVARARETAPHTLRIEVETRNLEEVKEALVAGADVIMLDNMDLETLAEAVALVDGNAVTEASGGVTLETVRGIAETGVDLISVGALTHSSPAVDISMLFQ from the coding sequence ATGTTCGAAATAGATCGTATTATCCGGACCGCCCTGCAAGAGGATATCGGTCTTGGCGATATAACCACTCAGGCAACCATCGCAACCGGCACCACGGCCCGGGCGGAACTGGTTGCCAAGCAAGATTTCGTTTTGGCCGGGATCGATGTGGCTTGCCAGGTTTTTCATGTACTGGATCCTTCCATCGCTTTTGAAAAACTGCGGGAGGACGGTGTGCACGTGCAGCGTGGCGATGTCCTGGCCTGGATAAAGGGCGAGGCAGCCACCCTGTTGCAAGGTGAGCGAGTTGCCTTGAATCTTATGCAGCGCATGAGTGGTGTGGCTACCCATGCCGCAGCGTTTGTGAAAGAGCTGGAAGGCACCGGTGCGGCGGTGGTCGACACACGAAAGACCACGCCGGGGTTGCGTGTTCTTGAAAAATACGCGGTAAGGGTCGGTGGCGGCCGAAATCATCGCACCTCCCTTTACGACGGTGTTCTTATCAAGGAAAATCATGTTGCTGCGGCCGGAGGGATTGCCGTTGCGGTGGCCCGTGCACGTGAAACGGCGCCGCATACCTTGCGTATCGAGGTCGAAACACGCAATCTTGAGGAAGTCAAAGAAGCTTTGGTCGCCGGTGCCGACGTCATCATGCTCGATAACATGGATCTCGAAACATTGGCCGAGGCTGTCGCTTTGGTGGACGGAAATGCCGTGACGGAAGCTTCTGGCGGGGTAACGCTGGAGACCGTGCGCGGTATCGCCGAAACCGGTGTGGACCTGATTTCGGTGGGCGCCTTGACGCATTCCAGTCCGGCCGTCGACATTTCGATGCTTTTTCAATAA
- a CDS encoding OmpA/MotB family protein produces the protein MRVTLRFITISLIIAIFASGCVSRSAFQRKSDEAEHYATLSSNLEQDYAKLMEQQKQLALRYDELGQQLETSRNTAVTLRQDNLRAKADIARLEKILANRSAETGQAMTELRQDIDRLQEEKRHLNSQLEQEHLARQARIAQLKTTYDDLVDKLESEIKRGEVTISDLQGRLTVNMVEKILFDSGKADIKPAGLNILKRIGTILKNTADKSIRVEGHTDNVPISPRLKDIYRSNWELSTARAGSVVHFLQDRLGISGERLSVCGFGPYMPIASNATAQGRAQNRRIQIVLVPQQTQTLE, from the coding sequence GTGCGCGTTACCCTTCGGTTCATCACTATCAGCCTGATCATTGCCATTTTCGCCAGCGGTTGCGTCAGCCGATCCGCTTTTCAGCGTAAATCCGATGAGGCCGAGCATTATGCAACCCTCAGCAGCAATCTCGAACAGGACTACGCCAAGCTGATGGAACAGCAAAAACAGCTGGCGCTTCGTTACGATGAACTGGGGCAACAACTGGAAACTTCCCGCAATACGGCTGTGACGCTGCGTCAGGACAACCTGCGCGCCAAAGCCGACATCGCGCGTCTGGAAAAAATCCTCGCCAACCGCAGTGCCGAAACCGGTCAAGCCATGACCGAACTGCGGCAGGATATTGATCGCCTGCAGGAGGAAAAACGCCATTTGAACTCGCAACTGGAACAGGAACATCTGGCACGCCAGGCACGCATCGCGCAGCTGAAAACAACCTACGATGACCTGGTCGACAAACTGGAAAGCGAAATCAAACGCGGCGAAGTGACCATCTCGGACCTGCAGGGCCGCCTGACCGTGAACATGGTGGAAAAGATTCTTTTCGATTCGGGCAAGGCCGACATCAAACCGGCCGGACTCAACATCCTCAAGCGCATTGGCACCATCCTCAAGAATACCGCCGACAAATCCATTCGGGTCGAAGGCCATACCGACAATGTGCCCATCAGCCCCCGGTTAAAGGACATTTACCGCTCCAACTGGGAGCTGTCGACCGCTCGCGCCGGCAGCGTGGTGCATTTCCTGCAGGATCGCCTGGGAATTTCCGGCGAACGTTTATCCGTCTGCGGATTCGGACCCTACATGCCGATCGCCAGCAATGCCACGGCCCAGGGCCGGGCTCAAAACCGGCGCATTCAGATCGTGCTGGTACCGCAGCAGACTCAAACGCTCGAATAA
- a CDS encoding DUF364 domain-containing protein — protein sequence MTLHIQNKLMQTLLGKAETLKIEEVRIGVGYSAVKLDNGHAGLAWTPPNRGGGCTHLHAAGTLGGKPATELLAGLVEERPLLRALGVATANALLADSPSPDVSTVNALEPLRITPSCHVVMVGYFGPLVRDLQNVGCRLDIVELDSNRPGVLSPQQGQKVLGVCDVAILTGTSLITGTLDELFASLGRPRSAVLLGPSAPLCAEVFADTPLTQISGARVLDCDSVFRVISEGGGTPLLKRHVAFETLLFNAVPACGACR from the coding sequence ATGACATTGCACATCCAAAACAAGCTTATGCAAACGTTGCTCGGCAAGGCCGAAACCCTCAAGATCGAGGAGGTTCGCATCGGGGTGGGCTATTCGGCGGTGAAACTCGATAACGGACATGCCGGTCTCGCCTGGACGCCCCCCAATAGAGGCGGCGGGTGCACGCATCTTCACGCTGCAGGGACGCTGGGCGGGAAACCGGCGACGGAATTGCTGGCCGGTCTCGTCGAAGAACGGCCTTTACTGCGTGCTCTCGGGGTGGCTACGGCCAATGCGTTGCTTGCCGACAGCCCCAGTCCCGATGTTTCCACTGTCAATGCCCTGGAACCGCTGCGCATTACACCTTCCTGCCATGTGGTCATGGTGGGCTATTTTGGCCCTCTAGTGCGAGATTTACAGAATGTCGGATGCCGGCTTGACATTGTCGAACTCGATTCGAATCGTCCCGGTGTTCTGTCTCCGCAACAGGGGCAAAAGGTTTTGGGGGTCTGCGATGTTGCTATTTTAACCGGTACCAGCCTGATTACCGGTACTCTGGACGAGCTGTTCGCCTCTCTCGGTCGTCCCCGCAGTGCTGTGTTGCTGGGACCGTCGGCACCCTTGTGTGCCGAGGTCTTTGCCGATACGCCTCTGACCCAGATCTCCGGCGCCCGTGTTCTTGATTGTGACAGCGTTTTTCGGGTCATTTCGGAGGGGGGTGGCACCCCCTTGTTGAAGCGGCATGTCGCTTTTGAAACGCTGCTGTTTAATGCTGTGCCTGCTTGTGGCGCATGCCGGTAA
- a CDS encoding ZIP family metal transporter, whose translation MLTILGNMHPIVQALLATCFTWGVTSLGAAAVFLARQPSRRTLDGMLGFAAGVMIAASYWSLLAPAIEMSEGQGGPSWLPPAIGFLLGGFFLRGLDMLLPHLHRGLPRSKAEGIETSWPRSTLFVLAVTLHNIPEGLAVGVAFGAVAVGLEASSLTAAVALALGIGLQNFPEGVAVSMPLRRDGLSPLKSFWYGQLSGFVEVVAGVIGAATVLLARPILPYALAFAAGAMIFVVIEEVVPETQQGEFGDFATLCAMFGFVVMMSLDVGLG comes from the coding sequence ATGCTGACTATTTTGGGGAATATGCACCCCATTGTGCAGGCTTTGCTGGCTACCTGTTTTACCTGGGGGGTAACGTCGCTCGGCGCAGCTGCCGTTTTTCTTGCCCGCCAGCCAAGTCGCAGGACGCTCGATGGCATGCTCGGTTTTGCTGCGGGGGTGATGATTGCCGCCAGTTACTGGTCGCTGCTGGCGCCCGCCATCGAAATGTCGGAAGGGCAGGGCGGGCCTTCCTGGCTGCCTCCGGCCATCGGGTTTTTACTTGGCGGGTTTTTCTTGCGCGGACTGGATATGCTTTTACCGCATTTGCATCGGGGCCTGCCGCGTAGCAAAGCGGAAGGGATTGAGACTTCCTGGCCCCGCAGCACGCTGTTCGTCCTTGCCGTAACGTTGCATAACATTCCGGAGGGCCTTGCCGTAGGGGTTGCTTTCGGGGCCGTGGCGGTCGGACTGGAGGCCTCCAGCCTGACGGCTGCGGTAGCCCTTGCTCTGGGGATCGGCCTTCAGAACTTCCCCGAGGGCGTAGCGGTCTCCATGCCGTTGCGCCGCGATGGTTTGTCTCCGCTGAAAAGTTTCTGGTATGGTCAGCTCTCCGGTTTTGTTGAAGTGGTCGCCGGTGTGATTGGAGCCGCAACGGTATTGTTGGCACGGCCGATCCTTCCCTATGCCCTTGCGTTTGCTGCCGGAGCCATGATTTTTGTGGTGATCGAGGAAGTGGTGCCGGAGACCCAACAAGGTGAGTTCGGCGATTTTGCAACGTTGTGCGCCATGTTCGGCTTTGTCGTTATGATGAGCCTGGATGTCGGTTTGGGCTAA
- a CDS encoding UDP-2,3-diacylglucosamine diphosphatase gives MDPMKDLFLADTHLLDPCDEPYLRLLDFLDGQCGSLRSLVMLGDIFEFWLGYRHTVFSAYLPLLERLRRLHEAGTELVFVEGNHDFHLGPYFSETLDCRILPDGGALERDGRKIFIAHGDLVNPKDTGYRVLRRVLRHPLSHRLMMLVPPDTAWRIARWASAKSSRKNGGRERHSLPHDDLLNYARQRFSEGYDTVITGHFHVPLLHHENGHTLIALGDWTKQPSYAVLEDGVFTLYPS, from the coding sequence ATGGATCCCATGAAAGATCTTTTTCTAGCCGATACGCACCTGCTCGATCCCTGCGATGAACCTTACCTGCGCTTGCTGGATTTTCTGGATGGGCAATGCGGCAGTCTGCGCAGCCTGGTCATGCTGGGCGATATTTTCGAATTCTGGCTGGGCTATCGCCATACCGTATTTTCAGCTTACCTTCCCCTGCTCGAAAGGCTGCGGCGCCTGCATGAGGCAGGCACCGAACTTGTCTTCGTCGAGGGCAATCACGATTTTCATCTGGGGCCCTATTTCAGCGAAACGCTGGATTGTCGCATTCTTCCCGACGGAGGTGCGTTGGAACGCGATGGCCGCAAAATCTTCATAGCCCATGGAGACCTGGTCAATCCGAAAGACACGGGCTACAGGGTGCTGCGTCGTGTTTTGCGCCATCCTTTGAGCCATCGCCTGATGATGCTGGTGCCCCCCGATACGGCATGGCGTATTGCTCGCTGGGCCAGCGCCAAAAGTTCCCGCAAAAACGGTGGCCGTGAACGGCATTCCCTGCCGCACGACGACCTGCTAAACTATGCCCGGCAACGTTTTTCCGAAGGCTATGATACCGTGATCACGGGTCATTTTCACGTACCTTTGCTGCATCATGAAAACGGCCACACCCTTATTGCTCTCGGGGATTGGACCAAACAACCCTCCTACGCCGTACTGGAAGACGGTGTTTTTACTCTCTACCCCTCCTGA
- a CDS encoding YihY/virulence factor BrkB family protein — protein sequence MPNRFKDKLRAFLLHDLWHFDPHELTRRRLFLMRQLQVATIVVRGFVSDGCMLRASALTYATLLSIVPLLALMFSLIKGFGGQNVLEPLLFKIFTHGSGEVVGAILSYIENTNFRRLGTVGLVILVATVLTLLSNIEKSFNHIWGVKETRSLTRRFADYFSVVLLSPLLIVAALSLTTTLRNQVLVQRLLETAVIGEALLLLFNVLPYLAVWAAFTFMYLFMPNTRVQLGPALVGGVFGGTLWQLAQWAYVNFQIGVSKYNAIYGTMAALPILIVWLYVSWMIVLLGLELTYAMQNATILREEYSEEPVSFASLERVAMTILLLCSASFYANDTAWNHARLCSELKLPPRLVRCVLENLVRLGLLARVQVSAEDGFVYHPGRAPENIEVTAVLQALREDGSTQPRNFRMPGRELVTDIEETLLHAQNEALEGLTFRDLALRKLESGPGGAALQEG from the coding sequence GTGCCAAACCGGTTTAAGGATAAATTACGCGCATTCCTGCTGCATGATCTGTGGCATTTCGACCCTCACGAGTTGACGCGCAGGCGGTTGTTTCTGATGCGTCAGCTGCAAGTCGCCACTATCGTGGTGCGCGGGTTCGTATCCGATGGCTGTATGCTGCGCGCTTCGGCTCTGACTTACGCCACGTTGCTGTCTATCGTTCCCTTGCTGGCCCTGATGTTTTCTCTCATCAAGGGATTCGGCGGCCAGAATGTGCTGGAACCGCTGCTTTTCAAGATTTTTACTCATGGATCCGGCGAGGTGGTGGGTGCTATCCTCTCCTATATCGAAAATACCAACTTTCGGCGTTTAGGGACCGTCGGTCTGGTGATCCTGGTGGCAACGGTCCTTACGCTGCTGTCCAATATAGAAAAAAGTTTCAATCATATCTGGGGCGTTAAGGAAACACGCAGCCTGACCCGGCGTTTTGCCGATTATTTTTCCGTCGTTTTGCTCAGTCCTTTGTTGATTGTTGCCGCTCTGTCCTTGACAACCACCCTGCGTAATCAGGTATTGGTGCAGCGATTGCTGGAAACGGCTGTGATCGGCGAGGCATTGTTGCTGCTGTTCAATGTGCTGCCCTATCTGGCTGTGTGGGCGGCTTTTACCTTCATGTATCTGTTCATGCCCAACACCCGCGTGCAGCTCGGGCCGGCACTGGTCGGAGGCGTTTTCGGCGGCACTCTCTGGCAATTGGCGCAGTGGGCCTACGTTAACTTTCAGATCGGCGTTTCCAAGTACAATGCCATTTATGGCACGATGGCTGCCTTGCCCATACTTATCGTCTGGCTTTATGTTTCATGGATGATCGTTCTGCTCGGTTTGGAACTGACCTACGCCATGCAGAATGCGACCATTCTGCGCGAGGAATACAGTGAGGAGCCGGTCAGCTTTGCCAGTCTGGAGCGGGTGGCCATGACGATTTTGTTGCTCTGTTCCGCATCCTTTTATGCCAACGATACAGCCTGGAATCATGCACGGCTGTGCTCCGAATTAAAATTGCCGCCACGCCTGGTGCGCTGCGTTCTGGAGAATCTCGTCAGGCTCGGTTTGCTGGCCAGGGTTCAGGTTTCCGCCGAGGATGGTTTCGTCTATCACCCCGGCAGAGCTCCGGAGAACATCGAAGTCACCGCTGTTCTGCAGGCCTTGCGTGAAGACGGCTCAACCCAGCCGCGGAATTTTCGCATGCCCGGCAGGGAACTGGTCACCGATATCGAAGAGACGCTTCTTCACGCTCAGAATGAGGCTCTGGAAGGTTTGACATTTCGGGATCTGGCGTTGAGGAAGCTGGAGTCGGGACCCGGAGGGGCGGCTCTTCAGGAGGGGTAG
- a CDS encoding M16 family metallopeptidase translates to MKKYGMALLCGLVLLTGCAGSGRSVHPNALSFAPLQFELPQVETFRLANGVHVFLRVDHELPLVTVTAMLDAGSVSDPQHKSGLAQLHGSVMRSAGAGELSADEVDVALERMAADMAVGTDRYATSIHLSVQSDDLEQGAGILADMLRRPRFDSERVELARRRMLENIRRQNDRSSMIARKALVSALYRNHALGDIPSLASVAAITHEDLKTFHRRFFRPDNLWIAVSGDVDRKTLESLLSGLLDDWENASDLPPQSVEALPDPEPPVLLAAHKDLPQTTVLMGMRGIDKDDPDLYALRVLDFILGGGSFNSRMMQEIRTRRGLAYSVYSYFQVGRRLPGLFVAGAETKNSSVAEVVSLMRREMVKLARQPVTDDELTLAKESLVNSFVFAFENSHEVVSQTMRLAFYGYPEDYLSRYRERLAAVSAQDVLAAARRHLHPESLTLVLVGDPGQLDELAGQLELPLKPVDVTAESARRGD, encoded by the coding sequence ATGAAAAAATACGGGATGGCCCTTTTATGTGGGCTTGTATTGTTGACCGGTTGCGCAGGATCCGGTCGCAGTGTGCATCCGAATGCACTGTCGTTTGCGCCGCTGCAATTTGAGTTGCCGCAGGTCGAGACCTTCCGTCTGGCCAACGGGGTGCACGTATTTTTACGTGTGGATCATGAACTGCCACTGGTTACCGTGACCGCCATGCTCGATGCCGGCAGTGTCAGCGATCCGCAGCATAAAAGCGGTCTGGCCCAACTGCATGGTAGCGTGATGCGTAGTGCCGGTGCCGGTGAGCTTAGCGCAGATGAAGTCGATGTCGCCCTGGAGCGGATGGCTGCCGATATGGCGGTCGGTACCGACCGCTATGCGACGAGTATCCATCTGTCGGTGCAGAGCGATGATCTGGAACAAGGTGCAGGTATTTTGGCGGATATGCTGCGTCGTCCGCGTTTTGATTCCGAGCGTGTCGAACTGGCCCGTCGCCGCATGCTTGAAAATATCCGGCGTCAAAATGACCGTTCCTCGATGATTGCACGTAAAGCCCTGGTATCCGCCCTGTATCGAAACCATGCCCTGGGCGACATTCCGTCCTTGGCTTCCGTCGCTGCCATCACCCACGAAGATCTCAAAACCTTTCACCGGCGTTTTTTCCGGCCGGATAACCTCTGGATTGCGGTTTCCGGAGATGTGGATCGTAAGACCCTGGAGTCGCTACTGTCCGGTTTGCTGGATGACTGGGAAAACGCATCGGATCTGCCGCCTCAGTCTGTCGAGGCCTTGCCTGATCCGGAGCCACCGGTATTGCTGGCTGCTCACAAGGATCTGCCCCAGACCACCGTGCTGATGGGGATGCGCGGCATCGATAAAGACGATCCCGATCTCTATGCGTTACGGGTGCTCGATTTTATCCTTGGGGGGGGGAGTTTCAATTCCCGTATGATGCAGGAAATACGAACCAGGCGGGGGTTAGCTTATTCGGTCTATTCGTATTTCCAGGTTGGGCGTCGCTTGCCGGGATTATTTGTCGCCGGTGCCGAAACCAAAAATTCATCGGTCGCCGAGGTGGTTAGCCTGATGCGCCGGGAGATGGTGAAGTTGGCCCGGCAACCGGTGACCGATGACGAGTTGACGTTGGCCAAGGAAAGCCTTGTCAATTCATTTGTCTTCGCTTTTGAAAATTCCCACGAAGTGGTCAGCCAGACCATGCGGCTGGCCTTTTATGGTTATCCTGAGGATTACCTGAGTCGCTATCGCGAACGGTTGGCCGCAGTTTCTGCCCAAGATGTCCTGGCCGCCGCCCGGCGACACCTGCATCCGGAATCGTTGACATTGGTATTGGTGGGCGATCCCGGGCAGCTTGACGAATTGGCCGGTCAGCTCGAATTGCCCCTGAAACCCGTCGATGTAACGGCTGAATCCGCCCGTCGCGGAGATTGA
- a CDS encoding M16 family metallopeptidase, with product MRVLIGWRRLAAFFLCCLWASTCQAQPLADKVREHVFPNGLHLLVVERHNAPTFAAYITVGVGSVDETNGNRGLAHFLEHLRFKGTETLGTRNYAAEKPLLAAIEETGNALDRLRRTPDADTQELARLEKQLHALQQKHRQFVVTDEASSIYARHGGVGYNAFTSKDSTSYVVSLPSNKLELWAAVESDRMAHAVLREFYTEREVVQEERRRSYDSNPDGLLYEHLLATAFTVHPYRHPTIGWPSDIRNLTPRNARDFMHKYYAPTNTVIALVGAVDFEQAVSLVGKYFGHLSAGTPVPDVAAVEPAQRGERRVEVVFDAQPKLQVAYHKPTLPAHDDYVFDVIDLLLSQGRTSRLYQSLVIEKQLATEVSTYGAPGSRYPNLFVISLVPRYPHTVQEVEQALYGELDRLCREPASEEELQRVRNRLRVEQLRTLRENSGLARMLTYFQTVAGDWRYLVDYDRKIASVTAEDVMTAARRYFVRENRTVAILAPKGSRP from the coding sequence GCATCTGCTGGTGGTCGAGCGGCATAACGCTCCTACTTTTGCCGCATATATCACTGTGGGGGTTGGGTCTGTCGATGAAACCAACGGTAACCGGGGCCTGGCGCACTTCCTCGAACACCTGAGATTCAAGGGTACCGAAACTCTCGGTACGCGCAATTATGCAGCCGAGAAGCCGCTTTTGGCGGCGATCGAAGAGACGGGAAATGCTCTGGATCGTCTGCGTCGTACTCCGGATGCCGATACGCAGGAGCTTGCCCGTCTGGAAAAACAACTGCATGCGTTGCAGCAAAAGCACCGGCAATTCGTTGTTACGGACGAAGCCTCCAGTATTTATGCCCGTCATGGCGGCGTCGGTTACAATGCCTTTACCAGCAAGGACTCGACCAGCTATGTCGTTTCATTGCCGTCGAACAAGCTCGAGTTATGGGCTGCGGTGGAATCGGACCGCATGGCTCACGCCGTGCTTCGCGAGTTTTACACCGAACGCGAGGTGGTTCAGGAAGAGCGCCGCCGCTCTTACGACAGTAATCCCGACGGTTTGCTTTATGAGCACCTGCTGGCGACGGCGTTTACCGTGCATCCTTATCGCCATCCCACCATCGGCTGGCCTTCCGACATCCGGAATCTGACTCCCCGGAATGCGCGGGACTTCATGCACAAGTATTATGCCCCAACCAATACCGTCATTGCACTGGTCGGGGCGGTCGATTTTGAGCAAGCCGTATCTTTGGTGGGGAAATATTTCGGTCACTTGTCTGCCGGCACGCCGGTTCCCGATGTGGCCGCGGTTGAACCCGCCCAACGAGGCGAGCGCCGTGTCGAGGTGGTGTTTGACGCCCAACCGAAGCTCCAGGTGGCCTACCACAAACCGACCTTACCCGCGCATGACGATTACGTTTTCGATGTTATCGATCTGTTGCTGAGTCAGGGTCGAACTTCGCGACTTTACCAGAGTCTGGTGATTGAAAAACAGCTGGCAACAGAGGTCTCAACTTACGGCGCGCCGGGTTCGCGTTACCCCAATCTGTTCGTTATCTCTTTGGTGCCGCGTTATCCTCATACCGTGCAGGAGGTTGAACAGGCCCTTTATGGGGAACTCGATCGCCTCTGCCGTGAACCGGCCAGCGAGGAAGAGCTGCAACGGGTTCGCAACCGGTTGCGCGTCGAACAGTTGCGGACATTACGGGAAAACAGCGGGCTGGCCCGGATGCTGACCTATTTTCAAACGGTTGCGGGCGACTGGCGCTATCTTGTGGACTACGACCGAAAGATCGCTTCGGTGACCGCTGAAGATGTCATGACTGCGGCACGCCGCTATTTTGTCAGGGAAAATCGCACGGTGGCGATTCTTGCTCCGAAAGGATCCCGGCCATGA